One Sphingomonas sp. LHG3406-1 genomic window carries:
- a CDS encoding lysine--tRNA ligase, with translation MTDDAIRAAALANKTWVYEEARKLLARYPEGKPNGEPILFETGYGPSGLPHIGTFTEVLRTTWVRRAYETLTGGAVPTRLVAFSDDMDGLRKVPDNVPNGAMLAEHLGRPLTRVPDPFGCHESFAHHNNALLRQFLDRFGFDYEFVSATDAYTSGRFDEALRQVLRHFDDILGVMLPTLREERRQTYSPVLPVSPSSGRVLQVPVRVVDAEAGTIAFTDEDGSEVEQSALGGLSKLQWKVDWAMRWVALGVDYEMAGKDLIDSTIQSGKIARILGARPPEGFNYEMFLDEKGEKISKSKGNGLTIDDWLKYGGERSLEFYLFREPKKAKNLHLGLVPRAVDDYWQFRGRWPEQPVEQRLGNPVHHIHGGKVPEPATLPLTFGLLLNLTSLPGVADKETAWRFVQRYAPGTSPEANPELDELIGLAVTYARDFVVPTLGRRKPSEAEAAALQDLDAFLGGIAAETPADEIQNGVFEVGKRHYGKERLRDWFQAAYETLLGSSQGPRLGSFIALYGVENSRRLIAEALA, from the coding sequence ATGACCGACGACGCGATCCGTGCTGCCGCCCTCGCCAACAAGACTTGGGTCTATGAGGAAGCGCGCAAATTGCTGGCGCGCTATCCGGAGGGAAAGCCGAACGGCGAACCGATCCTGTTCGAGACGGGCTATGGGCCGTCGGGCCTGCCGCATATTGGGACCTTCACCGAGGTTCTGCGGACGACCTGGGTGCGGCGCGCCTATGAGACGCTGACCGGCGGGGCCGTGCCGACGCGGCTGGTCGCGTTCAGCGACGACATGGACGGGCTGCGCAAGGTGCCGGACAATGTGCCGAACGGCGCGATGCTGGCCGAGCATCTCGGGCGCCCGCTGACCAGGGTGCCCGATCCGTTCGGTTGCCACGAGAGCTTCGCGCACCACAATAATGCGCTCCTGCGCCAGTTCCTCGACCGGTTCGGCTTCGACTATGAGTTCGTCAGTGCGACGGACGCTTATACCTCCGGCCGCTTCGACGAGGCGCTGCGGCAGGTGCTGCGCCACTTCGACGACATCCTCGGAGTCATGCTCCCGACCCTGCGCGAGGAACGGCGGCAGACCTACTCGCCGGTGCTGCCCGTGTCGCCGAGCAGCGGGCGCGTGCTGCAGGTGCCGGTGCGGGTGGTGGATGCCGAGGCCGGGACCATCGCCTTCACCGACGAGGACGGAAGCGAGGTCGAGCAGTCGGCGCTCGGCGGCCTCAGCAAGCTGCAGTGGAAGGTCGACTGGGCGATGCGCTGGGTCGCGCTTGGGGTCGACTATGAGATGGCGGGCAAGGACCTGATCGACTCGACCATCCAGTCGGGCAAGATCGCGCGCATCCTCGGCGCCCGCCCGCCGGAGGGGTTCAACTATGAGATGTTCCTCGACGAAAAGGGCGAGAAGATCTCCAAGTCGAAGGGCAACGGGCTGACCATCGACGACTGGCTCAAGTACGGGGGCGAGCGGAGCCTGGAATTTTACCTCTTCCGCGAGCCGAAGAAGGCGAAGAACCTGCACCTCGGCCTGGTGCCGCGGGCGGTGGACGACTATTGGCAGTTCCGCGGCCGCTGGCCCGAGCAGCCGGTCGAGCAGCGCCTCGGCAATCCGGTCCACCATATCCATGGCGGCAAGGTGCCGGAGCCGGCGACCCTGCCGCTCACCTTCGGGCTGCTGCTGAACCTGACCTCGCTGCCCGGCGTGGCGGACAAGGAAACGGCGTGGCGGTTCGTCCAGCGCTATGCGCCGGGGACGTCGCCGGAAGCGAATCCGGAGCTGGACGAGCTGATCGGCCTTGCCGTCACCTATGCGCGCGACTTCGTCGTGCCGACGCTCGGGCGGCGCAAGCCGAGCGAGGCCGAGGCGGCGGCATTGCAGGACCTCGATGCCTTCCTCGGCGGGATCGCGGCCGAGACGCCCGCCGACGAAATCCAGAACGGCGTATTCGAGGTCGGCAAGCGCCATTATGGCAAGGAACGCCTACGCGACTGGTTCCAGGCGGCCTATGAAACGTTGCTGGGATCGAGCCAGGGCCCCCGTCTCGGCAGCTTCATCGCGCTTTATGGCGTGGAGAACAGCCGCAGGCTGATCGCCGAGGCGCTCGCCTAG
- a CDS encoding SulP family inorganic anion transporter, translating to MTERSARLRQQWLGDTGSPRHELLAGIVVALALIPEAIGFSIIAGVDPRVGLYASVAIAMVVAFTGGRPGMISAATAAVAVLVVPLVRDHGVEHLFAATILMGLIQIVAGLARLDLLMQFVSRSVITGFVNALAILIFMAQLPQLTNVTWQAYAMVAAGLAIIYLLPRLTKAVPSPLVAILVLSIVSIWTQAPVKSVSDMGQLPEGLPSFALPDVPLTLETLQIILPYSLAMAAVGLLESLLTAQIVDDMTHTESDKRRECAGQGTSNIAAALVGGMGGCAMIGQSVINVTSGGRGRLSTFTAGAFLLFLLAVLGSFVGQIPMPALVAVMIMVSIGTFSWNSIPNLRHHPWPSSVVMLTTVVVVVATHDLSMGVLAGVLLSGIFFAGKVQRMFAVERTVSPDGATATYRVSGQIFFASVERFVRAFQVEESASIILIDMTAAHFWDISAVGALDKIVARLRREGRTVEMVGYNRASADIVDKFALHDKTGFEIGAVPH from the coding sequence ATGACCGAACGTTCCGCTCGCCTTCGCCAGCAATGGCTTGGTGACACTGGCTCGCCCCGGCATGAACTGCTTGCCGGGATCGTCGTCGCGCTTGCCCTCATTCCCGAAGCGATCGGCTTCTCGATCATCGCCGGTGTCGATCCCCGCGTTGGCCTTTATGCATCCGTGGCCATCGCTATGGTCGTGGCCTTCACCGGTGGCCGCCCAGGCATGATCTCGGCCGCGACGGCGGCTGTCGCCGTTCTCGTGGTCCCGCTCGTTCGCGATCATGGTGTCGAACATCTGTTTGCCGCCACCATCTTGATGGGGCTGATCCAGATTGTCGCCGGTCTCGCCAGGCTTGATCTCCTCATGCAGTTCGTATCGCGGTCGGTGATCACCGGCTTCGTCAACGCACTCGCGATCCTGATCTTCATGGCCCAGCTGCCCCAGCTGACCAACGTGACCTGGCAGGCCTATGCGATGGTCGCTGCAGGTCTGGCCATCATCTATTTGCTGCCGCGCCTTACGAAGGCCGTTCCGTCGCCGCTGGTGGCCATCCTCGTCCTGTCGATCGTCTCGATCTGGACGCAGGCCCCGGTCAAAAGCGTAAGTGACATGGGCCAGTTGCCCGAAGGCCTTCCGAGCTTCGCCTTGCCCGACGTGCCGCTGACCCTGGAAACCCTGCAGATCATCCTGCCCTACTCGCTGGCAATGGCGGCGGTCGGGTTGCTGGAATCATTGCTGACGGCCCAGATCGTCGATGACATGACCCATACCGAGAGCGACAAGCGCCGCGAATGCGCGGGTCAGGGCACGTCCAACATCGCCGCTGCGCTGGTTGGCGGGATGGGCGGCTGCGCCATGATCGGTCAGTCGGTGATCAACGTTACTTCCGGTGGGCGCGGTCGACTGTCGACCTTTACCGCCGGCGCTTTCCTCCTGTTCCTGCTTGCTGTGCTTGGATCGTTCGTCGGCCAGATCCCGATGCCGGCGCTCGTCGCGGTGATGATCATGGTGTCGATCGGAACCTTCAGCTGGAACTCGATCCCCAACCTTCGTCACCATCCCTGGCCCTCGTCGGTGGTCATGCTGACGACCGTCGTCGTCGTGGTCGCAACCCATGATCTATCGATGGGCGTGCTTGCTGGCGTGCTGCTGTCGGGCATCTTCTTCGCTGGCAAGGTGCAACGCATGTTCGCGGTCGAGCGCACGGTCTCGCCCGATGGCGCCACCGCCACCTACCGGGTCTCGGGGCAGATCTTCTTCGCTTCGGTGGAGCGCTTCGTTCGCGCTTTCCAGGTCGAGGAGAGCGCTTCGATCATCCTCATCGACATGACCGCCGCGCACTTCTGGGACATCTCGGCTGTCGGGGCTCTCGACAAGATCGTTGCGCGCCTCCGCCGCGAGGGCCGGACGGTCGAAATGGTGGGCTACAACCGGGCAAGCGCAGACATCGTCGACAAGTTCGCGCTGCACGACAAGACAGGGTTCGAGATCGGCGCCGTGCCACACTGA
- a CDS encoding ATP-dependent DNA helicase yields MSSSLGLPALHASHAGIWLTGPDGVREASRGEAIRAVSDTPHLLLNAPLTGQRLGYAEVSGLDLLELFAFVHPARFVVPTVAGFASALGLEAPEDEAAGAALLPLIAERLLAVLADPTWPEREGAWTSNMTLQRLGWGWAGLIGQRLRKPERGERMLFSRLEQWEEAAERPPAKVLRLGDGEAEARLAQLTGRGAEVREGQRAFAATAAQVFAPRDRRDSPNVLLAEAGTGIGKTLAYLAPASLWAEKAGGAVWVSTYTKALQRQLDAEGQRIIPDAAERKKRIVVRKGRENYLCLLNLEDALQGSFSGRAAVLAQLVGRWAAYTKDGDMVGGDLPGWLPSLFRRAGATALTDRRGECVYAGCPHYRKCFIERADRASRGADLVIANHALVMVSAASGRLGNGLERIVFDEGHHLFDAADSTFAVALTGAETIELRRWIVGPERSSRGRRRGLAARLMDVCSYDEEGAQALDAAVQAAQLMPGDGWLSRVVEGQPWGPLEALFAAVRGTVLARARAEDAGYGIETELAEPDAPLVEAAAAALVAIESLQKPMTALRLRLEAVLEDAPDWLDGAARARVEGAIAGLNWRGGALLAWAQLLARVGGAADPDFVDWLSVDRVEGRELDIGLQRRWLDPTRPLARAVIEPAQGVLVTSATLRGGEEHWEVADARTGAAHLPAPPGQFHAASPFDYASSAEVLIVTDVKQGDLAALANAYAKLIAAGGGGTLGLFTAIARLRAVQARIADRLARDRLPLLAQHVDPIDTGTLVDMFRADPRASLLGTDALRDGVDVPGESLRLVVMERVPWPRPTVLHAARRLAGGGSAYDDRVVKARLAQAFGRLIRRQGDRGTFVLLSAACPSRLLTAFPPGVVVRRVTLEEAVERIAASVIAQDGRSVGEGLAERGPHPLERLD; encoded by the coding sequence GTGTCTTCCTCCCTTGGCCTCCCCGCCCTCCACGCCTCCCATGCCGGCATCTGGCTGACCGGCCCCGACGGCGTGCGCGAGGCGTCGCGGGGGGAGGCGATCCGGGCGGTGTCGGACACACCGCACCTGCTCCTCAACGCGCCGCTGACCGGCCAGCGGCTCGGCTATGCGGAGGTGAGCGGGCTCGACCTTCTCGAGTTGTTCGCCTTCGTCCATCCGGCCCGTTTCGTGGTGCCGACCGTCGCCGGCTTCGCCTCGGCACTGGGGCTGGAGGCGCCGGAGGACGAGGCGGCGGGCGCGGCGCTGCTTCCCCTCATCGCCGAGCGCCTGCTTGCCGTCCTGGCCGATCCGACCTGGCCGGAGCGCGAGGGGGCTTGGACCAGCAACATGACCTTGCAGAGGCTTGGCTGGGGCTGGGCCGGGCTGATCGGCCAGCGCCTCAGGAAGCCCGAACGCGGCGAACGCATGCTCTTCTCACGGCTGGAGCAATGGGAAGAAGCGGCCGAGCGGCCCCCGGCCAAAGTGCTCCGCCTCGGCGACGGCGAGGCCGAAGCGCGGCTGGCGCAACTCACCGGCCGCGGGGCCGAGGTCCGCGAGGGCCAGCGCGCCTTCGCCGCCACTGCCGCCCAGGTCTTCGCCCCGCGCGACCGGCGCGACTCGCCCAATGTCCTGCTGGCCGAGGCAGGCACGGGCATCGGCAAGACCCTCGCCTATCTCGCGCCGGCTTCGCTGTGGGCCGAGAAGGCCGGCGGGGCCGTGTGGGTGTCGACCTACACCAAGGCGCTGCAGCGACAGCTCGATGCGGAAGGGCAGCGGATCATCCCCGACGCGGCGGAGCGCAAGAAGCGCATCGTCGTCCGCAAGGGCCGCGAGAATTACCTCTGCCTTCTCAACCTGGAGGACGCGCTGCAGGGGAGCTTTTCCGGCCGCGCGGCGGTGCTGGCGCAGCTGGTCGGGCGCTGGGCGGCCTATACGAAGGACGGCGACATGGTCGGCGGCGACCTGCCGGGCTGGCTTCCCAGCCTGTTCCGCCGCGCCGGCGCCACCGCGCTGACCGACCGCCGCGGCGAGTGCGTCTATGCCGGCTGCCCGCACTATCGCAAATGCTTCATCGAGCGGGCCGATCGGGCGAGCCGCGGCGCCGACCTCGTCATCGCCAACCACGCGCTGGTGATGGTCTCGGCCGCAAGCGGCCGGCTCGGCAACGGGCTCGAGCGGATCGTCTTCGACGAGGGACACCATCTGTTCGACGCCGCCGATTCGACCTTCGCCGTTGCCCTGACCGGGGCCGAGACGATCGAGCTTCGCCGCTGGATCGTCGGCCCCGAACGGAGCAGCCGTGGTCGTCGCCGCGGACTTGCGGCGCGGCTGATGGATGTCTGCTCCTATGACGAGGAAGGCGCGCAGGCGCTCGACGCGGCGGTGCAGGCGGCGCAGCTGATGCCGGGCGACGGCTGGCTTTCCCGCGTGGTCGAGGGACAGCCCTGGGGCCCGCTCGAAGCCCTCTTCGCCGCCGTGCGCGGGACGGTGCTGGCGCGGGCCCGAGCCGAAGACGCCGGCTACGGGATCGAAACCGAGCTCGCCGAGCCCGACGCGCCGTTGGTCGAAGCAGCGGCGGCCGCCCTGGTCGCAATCGAGTCGCTGCAGAAGCCGATGACCGCTTTGCGCCTGAGGCTGGAAGCGGTGCTGGAGGATGCGCCCGACTGGCTCGACGGAGCGGCACGGGCGCGGGTCGAGGGGGCGATCGCCGGCCTCAACTGGCGCGGCGGCGCGCTTCTGGCCTGGGCGCAATTACTGGCTCGGGTCGGCGGCGCGGCGGATCCGGATTTCGTCGACTGGCTGAGTGTCGATCGAGTGGAGGGACGCGAGCTCGACATTGGCCTCCAGCGTCGCTGGCTGGATCCCACGCGGCCGCTCGCCAGGGCGGTGATCGAGCCGGCGCAGGGCGTGCTCGTCACCTCCGCCACCTTGCGCGGCGGCGAGGAGCATTGGGAGGTCGCTGACGCGCGCACCGGTGCCGCCCACCTGCCCGCGCCGCCTGGGCAATTCCACGCGGCCAGCCCGTTCGACTATGCATCGAGCGCCGAGGTGCTGATCGTCACCGACGTCAAGCAGGGCGACCTGGCCGCCCTCGCCAACGCCTATGCCAAGTTGATCGCCGCGGGAGGCGGCGGGACGCTCGGCCTGTTCACCGCCATCGCCCGGCTGAGGGCGGTGCAGGCGCGGATCGCCGACCGCCTCGCCCGCGACCGGCTGCCGTTGCTCGCTCAGCATGTGGACCCGATCGACACGGGCACGCTCGTCGACATGTTCCGGGCCGATCCGCGCGCCAGCCTGCTTGGCACCGATGCCCTGCGTGACGGGGTCGACGTGCCGGGCGAGTCGCTTCGATTGGTGGTGATGGAGCGGGTACCTTGGCCGCGCCCGACGGTCCTTCATGCCGCGCGGCGCCTTGCGGGCGGCGGGTCTGCCTATGACGACCGGGTAGTCAAGGCACGACTGGCGCAGGCGTTCGGCCGGCTGATCCGCCGTCAGGGGGACCGCGGCACCTTCGTCCTCCTGTCGGCCGCCTGCCCCTCGCGCCTCCTCACGGCCTTTCCGCCCGGCGTCGTGGTGCGGCGCGTGACGCTGGAGGAGGCGGTTGAGCGGATCGCTGCGAGCGTGATCGCTCAGGACGGACGATCAGTCGGAGAGGGCCTTGCTGAGCGTGGTCCGCACCCGCTTGAGCGCCTCGACTAG